In a genomic window of Carassius carassius chromosome 43, fCarCar2.1, whole genome shotgun sequence:
- the cnot1 gene encoding CCR4-NOT transcription complex subunit 1 isoform X6 produces the protein MNLDSLSLALSQISYLVDNLTKKNYRASQQEIQHIVNRHGPEADRHLLRCLFSHVDFSGDGKSSGKDFHQTQFLIQECVSLITKPNFISTLCYAIDNPLHYQKSLKPSPHLFTQLSKVLKLSKVQEVIFGLALLNSSNVDLRGFAAQFVKQKLPDLLRSYVDADLGGSQEGGFQDIAIEVLHLLLSHLLFGQKGSSGVGQEQIDAFLKTLCRDFPQERCPVVLAPLLYPDKRDILMDRILPDSGELNKTMMESSLADFMQEVGYGFCASLEECRNIIMQYGMREVTASQVARVLGMMARTHSGLSDGIGLQSISNPVGGGIWSDGKDKSDGSQAHTWNVEVLIDVVKEVNPNLNFKEVTYELDHPGFLIRDSKGLQIVVCGIQRGLGLEVFPVDLIYRPWKHAEGQLSFIQHSLMSPEVFCFADYPCHAVAIDILKAPPEDDNREIATWKSLDLVESLLRLSEVGHYEQVKQLFSFPIKHCPDMLVLALLQISTSWHTLRHELISTLMPIFLGNHPNSAIILHYAWHGQGQSPSIRQLIMHSMAEWYMRGEQYDQAKLSRILDVAQDLKSLSMLLNGTPFAFVIDLAALASRREYLKLDKWLTDKIREHGEPFIQACVTFLKRRCPSILGGLAPEKDQPKSAQLPPETLATMLACLQSCAGSVSQELSETILTMVANCSNVMNKARQPPPGVLPKGRAPSTSSLDAISPVQMDPLSAISSLSLGVSSTSHTPSMQGFPSLQGSAFSNPQSPAKAFSNLPNPNPSTAFPVISPLSSQLQGSLSTSLTGIGSGLGMPAVSSDPFGTRKMSTPGLNPPTFQQTDLSQVWPEANQHFSKEIDDEANSYFQRIYNHPPHPTMSVDEVLEMLQRFKDSNVKREREVFNCMLRNLFEEYRFFPQYPDKELHITACLFGGIIEKGLVTYMALGLALRYVLEALRKPFGSKMYYFGIAALDRFKNRLKDYPQYCQHLASIAHFLQFPHHLQEYIEYGQQSRDPPVKMQGSITTPGSLALAQAQAQSQTPKPPQPGQTCTLVTTATTTTTAPKTTTITRPTAVGPKKDVPPSINTTNIDTLLVATDQTERIVEPPENVQEKIAFIFNNLSQSNMSQKVEELKETVKEEFMPWVSQYLVMKRVSIEPNFHSLYSNFLDTLKNPEFVKMVLSETYRNIKVLLTSDKAAANFSDRSLLKNLGHWLGIITLAKNKPILYTDLELKSLLLEAYVKGQQELLYVVPFVAKVLESSLRSVIFRPQNPWTMGIMNVLAELHQEHDLKLNLKFEIEVLCKNLSLDISELKPGNLLRDKEKLKNLEEQLSAPKKETKPPEEMLPIVTTAAPSTPATTTTCTATGPPTPQFSYHDINVYALAGLAPHINININIPLLQAHPQLKQCVRPAIERAVQELVHPVVDRSIKIAMTTCEQIVRKDFALDSEESHMRVAAHHMMRNLTAGMAMITCREPLLMSIATNLKNSFAAALRAPTPQQREMMEEAAARIAQDNCELACCFIQKTAVEKAGPEMDKRLATEFELRKHARQEGRRYCDPMVLTYQAERMPEQIRLKVGGVDPKQLAVYEEFARNVPGFLPSNDLSQPTGFLAQPMKQQAWPTDDVAHIYDKCISDLEQHVHAIPPALAMNPQTQAMRSLLDAIVMARNSRDGIAALGLLQKAVEGLLDATSGADSDLLLSYRECHLLVLKALQDGRAYGPQWCNKQITRCLIECRDEYKYNVDAVELLIRNHLVNMQQYDLHLAQSMENGLNYMAVAFAMQLVKLLLVDERSVSHITEADLFHTIETLMRTNAHSRANAPEGLPQLMDVVRSNYEAMIDRHHGGPNFMMHSGISQASEYDDPPGLREKAEYLLREWVNLYHSAAAGRDSTKAFSAFVGQMHQQGILKTDDLITRFFRLCTEMCVEISYRAQAEQQHPTTSPAIIRAKCYHNLDAFVRLIALLVKHSGEATNTVTKINLLNKVLGIVVGVLIQDHDVRQTEFQQLPYHRIFIMLLLELNAPEHVLETINFQTLTAFCNTFHILRPTKAPGFVYAWLELISHRIFIARMLAHTPQQKGWPMYAQLLIDLFKYLAPFLRNVELNKPMQILYKGTLRVLLVLLHDFPEFLCDYHYGFCDVIPPNCIQLRNLILSAFPRNMRLPDPFTPNLKVDMLSEINIAPRILTNFTGVMPSQFKKDLDSYLKTRSPVTFLSELRSNLQVSNEPGNRYNIQLINALVLYVGTQAIAHIHNKGSTPSMSTITHSAHMDIFQNLAVDLDTEGRYLFLNAIANQLRYPNSHTHYFSCTMLYLFAEANAEAIQEQITRVLLERLIVNRPHPWGLLITFIELIKNPAFKFWSHDFVHCAPEIEKLFQSVAQCCMGQKQAQQVMEGTGAS, from the exons ATGAATCTTGACTCGCTCTCGCTGGCTTTGTCTCAAATCAGCTACCTGGTGGACAATTTAACTAAGAAAAACTACAGAGCCAGCCAGCAGGAAATACAACAT ATTGTGAATCGTCACGGCCCTGAGGCAGACCGGCATTTATTACGCTGTCTCTTTTCCCATGTGGATTTCAGTGGCGATGGTAAAAGCAGTGGCAAAGATTTTCACCAG ACACAGTTTCTGATCCAGGAGTGCGTGTCTCTTATTACAAAACCAAATTTTATTTCAACGCTTTGTTACGCTATTGACAATCCCCTGCACTATCAAAAG AGTTTGAAACCATCACCTCATTTATTTACTCAGCTGAGTAAAGTTCTCAAGCTAAGCAAGGTTCAGGAG GTGATTTTTGGCCTTGCTCTGCTGAACTCCAGTAACGTAGACCTCCGAGGGTTTG CTGCTCAATTTGTGAAGCAGAAGCTCCCTGACCTCCTCCGCTCGTACGTGGACGCAGACCTCGGAGGGAGTCAGGAAGGTGGCTTCCAGGACATTGCCATAGAGGTTCTGCATCTGCTCCTCTCCCATCTTCTGTTCGGTCAGAAGGGCTCGAGTGGAGTCGGACAAGAGCAGATTGACGCGTTCCTCAAAACACTGTGCAGAG ATTTCCCGCAGGAGCGCTGTCCTGTGGTGCTCGCACCACTGCTGTACCCTGACAAACGGGACATTCTCATGGACAGGATCCTGCCAGACTCTGGAGAATTAAACAAGACCATGATGGAGAGCTCACTTGCTGACTTCATGCAAGAAGTTGGCTATGGCTTTTGTGCAAG TCTTGAAGAGTGCAGGAACATAATCATGCAGTATGGGATGCGAGAGGTGACAGCCAGTCAGGTGGCCAGAGTGCTGGGCATGATGGCCCGCACTCACTCTGGGCTGTCCGATGGCATTGGCCTGCAG TCCATCTCAAATCCAGTTGGTGGTGGGATCTGGAGTGATGGGAAGGACAAGAGTGATGGCTCTCAGGCCCACACCTGGAATGTTGAAGTTCTAATTGATGTGGTCAAAGAAGTG AACCCCAATCTGAATTTCAAAGAGGTGACCTATGAGCTAGATCACCCTGGCTTCCTGATCCGGGACAGTAAGGGGCTTCAGATAGTGGTCTGTGGGATCCAGAGGGGTCTGGGATTGGAGGTGTTCCCAGTAGACCTAATCTACAGACCATGGAAGCATGCAGAAGGACAG CTGTCATTCATTCAACACTCACTGATGAGTCCTGAAGTCTTCTGCTTTGCTGACTACCCCTGTCATGCTGTTGCCATTGACATCCTGAAGGCCCCACCTGAGGATGACAACCGAGAAATAGCCACATG GAAGAGTTTGGACCTAGTGGAGAGCCTCTTGCGCCTCTCTGAAGTTGGGCATTATGAACAGGTGAAGCAGCTATTCAGCTTTCCCATCAAGCACTGCCCGGACATGCTAGTGCTGGCGCTGCTACAGATCAGTACATCCTGGCACACCCTGCGTCATGAGCTCATCTCCACCCTCATGCCTATCTTCCTGGGCAACCACCCCAACTCTGCCATCATCTTGCACTATGCCTGGCATGGACAG GGCCAGTCCCCATCCATCCGTCAGCTGATCATGCACTCTATGGCTGAGTGGTACATGAGAGGAGAGCAGTACGACCAGGCCAAGCTATCCCGCATCCTGGATGTGGCTCAGGACTTGAAG TCTCTATCGATGCTGCTGAATGGTACTCCGTTTGCCTTTGTTATTGACCTTGCTGCACTTGCCTCTCGCCGTGAATACCTCAAACTTGACAAATGGCTCACTGACAAAATTCGAGAGCACGGG GAGCCGTTCATCCAGGCGTGCGTCACATTCCTGAAGAGACGTTGTCCCTCTATCTTGGGTGGTTTGGCTCCAGAGAAAGACCAGCCGAAAAGTGCTCAACTTCCTCCTGAAACTCTGGCTACCATGCTTGCATGTCTGCAGTCTTGTGCTGG GAGTGTGTCTCAAGAGCTGTCAGAGACTATCTTGACCATGGTGGCCAACTGTAGCAATGTGATGAACAAGGCCCGGCAGCCGCCACCAGGAGTCTTGCCAAAGGGACGAGCTCCCAGCACCAGCAGCTTAGATGCTATTTCACCTGTGCAG atggacCCTCTCTCTGCGATTAGCTCTTTGAGTCTAGGTGTCTCGTCCACCTCTCACACCCCGAGCATGCAAGGATTCCCCAGCCTGCAGGGCTCTGCCTTCAGTAACCCCCAGTCCCCAGCCAAAGCCTTCTCGAACCTGCCCAACCCAAACCCCAGCACAGCTTTCCCAGTTATCAGCCCCCTCTCTTCTCAGCTCCAAG gttcTCTGAGCACAAGCTTGACTGGGATTGGCTCAGGTTTGGGCATGCCCGCTGTCAGCAGTGACCCCTTCGGCACCAGGAAGATGAGCACACCGGGGCTGAACCCACCCACCTTCCAGCAGA CTGACCTCTCTCAGGTGTGGCCCGAGGCAAACCAGCACTTTAGTAAGGAGATAGACGATGAGGCAAACAGCTACTTCCAGCGCATCTACAACCATCCTCCACACCCCACAATGTCCGTAGATGAG GTGCTGGAAATGCTGCAGAGATTTAAGGACTCGAACGTCAAGCGGGAACGGGAAGTTTTTAACTGCATGCTGAGGAATCTGTTTGAGGAGTACCGATTCTTCCCTCAGTATCCGGACAAAGAGCTACACATCACCGCTTGCCTCTTTGGGGGGATCATTGAGAAAGGCCTGGTCACGTACATGGCGCTGGGCTTGGCCTTACGATATGTCCTGGAAGCCTTACGCAAACCATTCGGATCAAAGATGTATTACTTTGGGATAGCTGCACTAGATCGATTTAAAAATAG ACTGAAGGACTATCCCCAGTACTGTCAGCACTTGGCATCAATAGCCCATTTCCTGCAGTTTCCGCACCATTTACAAGAG TATATTGAGTATGGCCAGCAGTCCAGAGACCCTCCTGTGAAGATGCAAGGCTCCATTACCACCCCAGGTAGCCTAGCTTTAGCCCAGGCTCAAGCTCAGTCTCAGACCCCCAAACCCCCTCAACCTGGCCAGACCTGCACCTTAGTGACCACAGCCACCACAACAACCACTGCTCCCAAAACCACCACCATCACGAGACCTACAGCTGTTGGACCGAAGAAGGACGTCCCA CCTTCGATCAACACCACAAACATTGACACCTTGTTGGTGGCCACAGACCAAACTGAAAGGATCGTTGAGCCCCCAGAGAATGTTCAGGAGAAGATTGCATTCATCTTCAACAACTTGTCCCAATCAAACATGTCCCAAAAg GTGGAGGAGCTGAAAGAGACTGTGAAAGAAGAATTCATGCCCTGGGTTTCTCAGTACCTGGTTATGAAACGTGTCAGCATTGAGCCCAACTTCCACAGCCTGTATTCTAACTTCCTGGACACACTGAAAAACCCAGAGTTTGTAAAGATGGTTCTCAGTGAGACTTACAGAAACATCAAG GTCCTCCTTACCTCTGATAAGGCAGCTGCTAACTTCTCAGATCGATCCCTGCTGAAGAATTTGGGTCACTGGCTTGGAATAATCACCCTAGCTAAAAACAAACCCATACTGTACACA GACCTGGAGCTGAAATCTCTCTTGCTGGAGGCTTATGTGAAAGGCCAACAGGAGTTGCTGTATGTCGTCCCCTTTGTGGCCAAAGTCTTGGAATCAAGTCTACGGAGTGTG ATCTTCAGACCGCAGAACCCTTGGACCATGGGTATCATGAATGTACTGGCTGAGCTCCACCAGGAACATGACTTAAAG CTTAACCTCAAGTTCGAGATTGAGGTGCTCTGCAAGAATCTGTCTTTGGACATCAGTGAGCTAAAACCAGGAAACCTACTGAGAGACAAAGAGAAGCTGAAGAACTTGGAGGAGCAGCTCTCTGCACCAAAGAAAGAGACCAAGCCTCCTGAAGAGATGTTGCCTATAGTTACAACAG CTGCTCCGTCAACTCCAGCCACCACCACGACCTGTACGGCCACGGGACCACCCACACCACAGTTCAGCTACCATGACATCAATGTGTATGCCTTGGCTGGCCTGGCCCCACACATCAACATCAATATTAAC ATCCCATTACTACAGGCCCACCCTCAGCTGAAGCAGTGTGTAAGACCAGCAATTGAGCGTGCCGTACAGGAACTGGTTCACCCAGTGGTGGACCGATCCATCAAGATCGCCATGACAACCTGTGAGCAGATAGTCAGGAAGGACTTTGCGCTAGACTCTGAGGAGTCTCACATGCGTGTGGCCGCCCACCACATGATGCGTAACCTGACTGCCGGCATGGCCATGATCACCTGCAGGGAGCCTCTGCTCATGAGCATCGCCACCAACCTGAAGAACAGCTTTGCTGCAGCTCTTAGG GCTCCCACACCCCAGCAGAGAGAGATGATGGAAGAGGCGGCTGCTCGCATCGCACAGGACAACTGTGAGCTTGCTTGTTGCTTTATCCAGAAGACAGCCGTGGAGAAAGCTGGACCAGAGATGGACAAGAGGCTGGCCACT GAATTCGAGCTGAGGAAGCATGCTCGCCAAGAAGGTCGACGCTACTGTGACCCTATGGTGCTCACCTATCAGGCTGAGCGCATGCCAGAGCAGATCAGACTGAAG GTCGGTGGAGTGGATCCTAAACAGCTGGCTGTTTATGAAGAGTTTGCCCGTAATGTCCCAGGCTTCCTACCCAGTAATGACCTGTCTCAGCCAACTGGTTTCCTTGCCCAGCCAATGAAG CAACAGGCATGGCCCACAGATGATGTGGCTCACATCTATGATAAGTGCATTTCAGACCTGGAGCAGCACGTGCATGCAATTCCACCTGCCCTGGCCATGAACCCACAGACCCAGGCCATGCGCAGCCTTCTGGATGCCATTGTCATGGCTAGAAACTCCCGTGATGGCATAGCTGCCCTGGGCCTTTTGCAGAAG GCTGTGGAGGGTCTGCTGGATGCCACCAGTGGCGCTGATTCTGATCTTTTGCTGAGCTACAGGGAGTGCCACCTACTGGTGCTGAAAGCCCTACAGGACGGTCGTGCTTACGGTCCACAGTGGTGCAACAAACAAATCACCAG ATGCCTGATTGAGTGCAGAGATGAATACAAGTACAACGTTGATGCTGTGGAGCTCCTCATTAGAAACCACCTGGTCAACATGCAGCAGTATGACTTACACCTGGCTCAG tccATGGAGAACGGGCTCAACTACATGGCCGTGGCATTCGCCATGCAGCTGGTGAAGCTCCTACTGGTTGATGAGCGTAGCGTGAGTCACATCACTGAAGCTGATCTCTTCCACACCATTGAGACGCTGATGAGGACCAATGCCCACTCCAGAGCTAATGCTCCTGAAGG TTTGCCCCAGCTGATGGATGTTGTCCGCTCCAACTATGAAGCCATGATCGATCGTCACCATGGTGGGCCGAACTTCATGATGCACTCTGGGATTTCTCAAGCCTCTGAGTACGATGACCCACCAGGCCTTAGAGAGAAGGCAGAGTACCTGCTGAGAGAATGGGTCAACCTATACCACTCAGCAGCTGCAGGAAGAGACAGCACCAAGGCCTTCTCTGCATTTGTTGGCCAG ATGCACCAGCAGGGCATCCTGAAGACCGATGACCTGATCACTCGCTTCTTCCGGCTGTGCACAGAAATGTGTGTGGAGATCAGTTATCGTGCTCAAGCCGAACAGCAGCACCCAACCACCAGCCCTGCCATCATCAGAGCCAAGTGCTACCATAACCTGGATGCTTTTGTTCGGCTCATTGCGCTTCTTGTCAAACACTCCGGAGAGGCCACCAACACGGTCACCAAAATCAACCTTCTCAACAAG GTTCTAGGCATTGTGGTGGGTGTATTGATCCAGGATCACGATGTGAGGCAGACGGAGTTCCAGCAGCTTCCGTACCACAGAATCTTCATCATGCTCCTGCTGGAGCTAAACGCACCAGAGCATGTGCTGGAGACCATCAACTTCCAGACCCTCACTGCCTTCTG CAATACCTTCCACATCCTGAGACCAACTAAAGCACCTGGTTTTGTCTATGCTTGGCTGGAGCTCATCTCACACCGCATCTTCATTGCCAGGATGCTTGCACATACCCCACAACAGAAG GGTTGGCCAATGTATGCCCAGCTGCTGATAGACTTGTTCAAGTATCTTGCACCCTTCCTAAGGAATGTTGAACTCAACAAACCTATGCAAATTCTCTACAAG GGAACACTTCGTGTTCTGCTTGTCCTGCTACATGACTTCCCAGAATTCCTGTGTGACTACCATTATGGTTTCTGCGACGTCATCCCGCCCAACTGCATCCAGCTGAGGAACCTGATCCTGAGTGCCTTCCCCCGCAATATGAGGCTTCCAGACCCCTTCACCCCTAATCTGAAG GTGGATATGCTGAGTGAAATCAACATCGCTCCCCGCATCCTCACTAACTTCACCGGTGTGATGCCGTCCCAGTTTAAAAAGGATCTTGACTCCTACCTCAAGACCCGTTCTCCTGTCACCTTCCTTTCTGAGCTGCGCAGCAACCTGCAG GTGTCCAACGAGCCAGGCAACCGTTACAACATTCAGCTGATCAATGCTCTGGTGCTGTACGTTGGAACCCAGGCCATTGCCCACATCCATAACAAGGGTAGCACTCCCTCCATGAGCACCATCACTCACTCGGCTCACATGGACATCTTCCAGAACCTCGCAGTCGATCTAGACACTGAGG GCCGCTATCTGTTCCTGAATGCGATAGCCAATCAGCTGCGTTATCCAAACAGCCACACGCACTACTTTAGCTGTACCATGCTGTATTTGTTTGCCGAGGCCAATGCTGAAGCCATTCAAGAGCAGATCACCAG